The nucleotide sequence AAGTAATTCCTTTCCAGCTAGCGCATCTGTTAGTAAAGATGATTTAATGTTTCAAATTCCCTCAGTTTCCGAATTTTCAGACGTGCATCCTCATGATTGGGAATTTACAGCTTTAAAATCCTTAGTGAAGCAGTATGAGTGTGGTGGCGATCGCTTTTACCGAATGCTGACTCGCTCGGAATTTGCAGTCAAGTTTCATGCTTGTTGGCAGGAAATGCAACATTTGGGCGCAGGGATAGATGGAGATACTTTAACCACAATCCAACGACTGCGATCTGATTTTGCTGCGGAATTAAGCGCTTTACCGAGACAAATAAAGCAAGTGGAAACTAGAGTCGATAGTTTAGAGAACCAGCAATTCTCACCTCGCGTTGAACTCGAAGGAGAAGTTATCTTCGCACCCATCGCGACGAGTGGCGGCAAAAAAGCTGATGGTAGTGGAGAATCCATAGACAAAAGTGTTTTTTTGGGGAATGGTGCTAGTTTTAATTTTAAAACAAGCTTTACAGGCAAAGATAGCTTAAAAATTAGCCTAGAATCGACTCAAATTCCAGAATTAGAAGAACTAACGGGTACGCGGATGTCTAATTTAGGATTTGATGGGGATGATGAAGGACAATTGGTACTTGATGAAGTAGAATATCAATTTCCTCTCAGCGAAAGAACTAGAGTCACCATTAATTCTGAAGGTGGGGGTTTGGGCGATTACGTGCCTACAGTTAGTCCTTGGTTGAGCGGTAGCGAGGATGGTTCGATTTCGACTTTTGGTAAAGAAAATCCGATTCGGCGGCAAGGATCGGGGGCTGGCATTGGTATATCGTATAAATTCAGCGATGCCGTGAATCTTTCAATAGGATACGTGGCGGCTAAGCCCAACAAACCAGAAGGAGGCTTATTTTCGACTCCTAATGCCGCGATCGCTCAATTGACCCTCAATCCGTCTAAATCTATAGCTTTGAGCTTGACTTACACCAATTCTCACAATAGTTTCAGAACTGGAACTGGTAGCGAATTGACGAACAATCCCTTTAACGATACCTCAGAAGCAATCGCGGCTACAGGCTATGGTGCAGAAGCAACTGTATCCCTTACTCCTAAGTTTCACATTGGTGGACGCATCGGTTATTTGCAAGCAATTGCTGAAGATTTGAGCGATCGCCCCCAGGCAAATATTTTCACTTGGTCAGCTTTTTTAGCCCTGGAAGATGAGGGTAAAAAAGGTAATTTATTCGGCTTAATCTTCGGTCAGCCCCCAAAAGTCGTCAATAATAACTTTGGAGCAGACTTTCAAGACCGAGATACTTCTTTGCATCTAGAAGCTTTCTATCGCTGGCAAATCAATCGGAATGTAGGGATTACTCCTGGCATATTTTTGATTACTAATCCTGAGCATAATCGCAATAACGACAGTATTTTCGTCGGTAGTGTCCGCACTACTTTTACCTTTTAGCGATCGCTGCGATACTTAGACAATTCCTGTGCCAGCAGTTTAATACTAGTTAGTCCTGAGTGCCTGACAGAAGTAGGTGAAACCCAATAAACACAAGAGAATTGGCGAAGAGGGTAGAGAGACATGAGAGGCTAGAGTTACCACACAACAGCCAAAAACCATGACAACCTCCACCCATTTGTATGGTCAACTATTCGACCAATTGAGTCAACACAGTCGCATTTGCGATCTGCGCCACTTGAAAGCCTTGGCATGGATGGTGAGTGCCTTGCTCTACAGCGGAGAATTGAACCTGGCGGTATGGGAGCCTTACGTGCTGAGTCGAGCGACGAAAGCGCAAAGCACCGAGCGGCGCTGGCAGCGATTTATGGACAACTGCCGCATCAACGTGATGGCGATTTACTTACCGTTGGTGCTGGTGGCTCTGAGTGGATGGAAGCAACAGCGATTGTATTTAGCCTTAGATACGACAGTTTTGTGGGAGCGCTTTTGCATGATTCACCTGTCGGTGGTGTGCTGTGGGCGGGCTGTTCCCTTATTGTGGCGAGTCCTCGAACATGGCAGTGCCACCGTTGCCTTTGAGGAGTACCAACCCGTATTGCGCCGTGCTCGGTGGCTGCTGCGGCATCACCCCGATGTAATGTTATTAGCCGACCGAGGCTTTGCCAATCATGAATTGATGAAATGGTTACGGCAGAGCCACTGGCATTACTGTTTGCGATTACCGTGTGATGTCTCGATCCATACTACACGACGCTATCCCTTGATCCCCCCTTGGTGAAGCCCGACTGTATGAGAATGTGGGCTTGTGGCTTGATGGTGAGCATCGCTGTAACTTGGTGGTGGCAACTGTACAGGGAGCCAAAGAATCTTGGGCAGTTGTCACTGATGAACCTCCGAGTTTGCAGACGCTCTGGCAATATGCCTTGAGATTTCGGGTCGAAGAATTATTCTTGGATAGCAAATCTGGGGCATTTGAGTTAGAAGACTCGCGCTTGCGCTCGGCTGCTGCCCTCGAACGCCTTTACCTGGTCGCTGCCATTGCTCTGCTGTTTGCCACCACCCAAGGCATGGCGGTGCAACTGGCAGGCTTGCGGCAACAAGTAGACCCGCATTGGCGACGTGGCATTAGCTATCTCAAAATCGGACTTCGCTGGCTGCCAGGGGTGATGCATAAAGGAAGAACCTTGCTGCCTTGTGTTCCGTTGTTACCTCACGATCCTCAAGCTTGTTTCGCCTCCCTCAAGGCGAAGCGCGACTACGATGACCACATTTGGTTTCATCGAGTTCGTTCCATCGTTTGTAAACCTAGTTCTACCGCCAATTAGAAAAGATCTGTCAGGCAGTCAGCTAGTTAGTCTCTTGGTGAGTTTGTATAATTACAGGTAATTTTGGGAAAGTTAATAGCCGTAACTATAAATTCACTCGACCAACAAATATGAAAATCGCCTATTTAATGAATATTCACCCTTACGCTAGTTGTACCTTCATTCGTAGGGAAATAGTGGCGATTGAAGCTAGCGGAATTCCTGTCTCAAGGTTTGCCATTCGTCCTCCAGAAAACGACTTAGTAGACGAAGCCGATAAACAAGAGGTTGGTAAAACCAGATACATTTTAGGAGTAGGAATAGTCGGTTTGCTGAAAAGTTTAATTACTATAGCATTAACTCGACCAATTCACTTTTTTAAAACTCTCAAATTCATCATTAAAATAGGTTTATCTGCGGAAAAAGGCATACTATTCAACCTCATTTATTTCTTAGAAGCTTGCGTACTTTTTCAATGGGTAACCGAAGCAGAAATCGACCACATCCACGTTCATTTTGGCACTAATTCAGCTACCGTAGCGATGCTATCTCGGCTTCTGGGAGGACCTACATACAGCTTCACTGTACACGGTCCTGAAGAATTTGATAAACCCCAAGCTTTGTGTTTAAAAGAAAAGATAGAAAATGCTAGTTTAGTTATTGGAGTTTCTTCTTTTGGTAAAAGCCAGCTATTCCGTTGGTGTGGATATAAACACTGGTCAAAAATTCACGTAGTTCATTGTGGTTTAGACGAGATGTTTTTATCGCAATCTTATGTTCCTTTACCACACGAACCTCGGTTTGTTTGCATTGGTCGATTAAGCGAACAAAAGGGACATTTATTATTAGTTGAAGCCGTCAGTCAGCTAGCATCTGAAGGTTTAAAATTTAAAGTAATTTTAGTAGGAGATGGTTATTTAAGAGAACAAATTGAATTTTTAATTGAAACGTTGGGTTTGAAAGATTATATTGAAATTACTGGTTGGGCAACTAATTTAGAAGTCAGACAGCAAATTTTAAACTCTCAAGTAATGGTTATACCAAGTTTTGCGGAAGGCTTACCAGTAGTAATTATGGAAGCTTTTGCCCTTTCTCGCCCTGTTATTAGCACTCATATTGCCGGAATTCCAGAATTAGTTAAAACCCGAAAATCTGGTTGGTTAGTTACACCTGGATCGTCGGAAGCTTTAGCTTCAGCTATGCGAGAAGCCATACATTTACCATTAGCAGAATTAGCTCAAATGGGAAAAACGGGTGCGGAAGCTGTGGCAAAAGAGCATAATATTAACCATGAAGCTCAGAAGTTAGTTAAACTATTTCAAACATATTCTTAAGTCCGCGCAGGCGGACTTTGATTGTGTAGCTGCGGTTTCAACCGCCGATGTAAAAAAGGGATTATCTCTATGGATTTGGGATTAGATGTGTTTGAAACTACCAGCGATCGCGAATTTGTTCGACTAGTTCCATAATCTTTAAAGTTTCATCCAAAGGCATAATTTCACTTTCTATTTTTCCTTGTTGGAGACAACGCATTACTTCTAATGCTTCATATTGATAACCATTACCTATAAATGGTTGGATTTTTTGTTGCGACGATCTGCTAGTTAGGGGCGATAAATAACTGGCAAGATGTAGATATAAACTCTTTAGTAGGGAATTAGATTTGACTGATGCAACTAGTTTTTGCTTAGTGCTAGGAGTAGAGATTAAAGAGGGATTAAAAATGGGTAATTTAGTAGTAATAGATGCTCTTTCCGAGCAATAGAATGGTTCGTGAATTGTAATTTTGCCTTTAGTTCCAGCAATTAAAGCTTGATTACTAGTATAAGTGGTTAAGCTAGCCGAAAGTGTAGCCAATGCACCTTGAGGATAACTCAAAATTATAGCGACTTCTTCATCAACCCCTGTTTTACCTCTACGAGCTTGGCTCATAATTTTAGCAGGTATTCCTAACAAATATACAGCCAAGTTTAGAGTGTAAATTCCCCGATCTAGTAATGCTCCTCCACCTAATTCCGGGTTAAACAAATGACTACTCGGACTAAATTCGGTTGGTACTCCAAAGTCAGCCGATAATGTTCTAATCTCGCCAATAGTTCCACTATCAATTAGTTGCTTAATTTCCTGAATCAAAGGAATGAAGCGCATCCACATAGCTTCCATGCAAAATAATTGTTTTTGACGCGCTAAATTAATCACCTCACTAGCTGCTTTAGCTGTAGTGGTAAATGGTTTTTCACACAGAATTGCTTTACCTGATTCCAGACATAAAACACAATCTGCTTCATGTCGATGGGGAGGTGTAGCAATATAAACTACGTCAATATCTGGATCTTTGACTAAATCTTCAGAGCTATTATATACTCGCTCTACTTGATATCTCTTGGCAAATTCTTGAGCTTTTGAAGCAGTTCGAGAGGTAATTGCTAATAGTTGAGCATCAGGAATCAAACGCAATCCTTCCGCAAACTGTTTGGCTACATATCCTGTACCGATAATTCCCCAACGAATTTTATTTGACATACTATCCTAAGTAATTTGAAGAATTGGGTAAACCACAGAGACACAAAGTTCACAAAGTTAGAGATTTAGCAGTTTAGAGTGTTCATTCTAGAGATGTTAATCGCTGAAAAGTATGAGCAGTAAACTTTTGACTTGCGTCTAGTGCTATATTAGACCCAAGGCATGGAGTCTAATGGTTCAAATGTAGAGGTTATTTTATAACTAGCACCTGTTTCTAAAGCATTATGAATTGCTAGAACAATTTCATTATTATGTAAAGAATATCTAGCTGATAGCTTACACGATCGCTTCTCGCGAACTGCACTAGCTAATTCAGCTACACCCCCAGCAAAATCTATTTGCTGTGAACCTCTATATTTAAATCTAGAACTATCACCAACTAGAGGATACTTTTGTTTCCAGGGGTTGAGAAATGTTTTGCGACGAATGGTAATCTCGCGTTGAATATAGACGGGAGAATTTTCATACCAACAGTCTTTAGTAGAAAGAATTCCCTCATCCCCTATGATTCTTAAAGAGTGATCGTGGGGTGCAATAATACTACAAGTAATTCTCGCTACTACCCCAGAAGCAAATTTAATACAAGCTACAGAAAAATCTGGCGATTCAATATCTAAAGGAACATCCGTTTCTTTATCGGGAATTTGACAAGAAGAAAAGGCGGTGACACTTTGAGCCGCGCCGAAATAAGCTACCAGCCAATTAACATAATAACCCGCGTGTTCTAAGGTACATCCTACTTCAAATTCATCTTTATAGGGCCAGGGAGTTCCTGATTCACTAAGCCATTTTTGATAAGGCATTTTATGAACCATACCATCATCTATTTCGGCGTAAACTAATCTGACTTTCCCAACTACATTTTCTTGTAAGGCTTTGCCAATAGTTTGAGCGGTTTTGCCAAGTATCGTGCATGGTGCTGAGGAAATATATAACCCTTTAGCTTCAGCTAAATCTACTAAGGCTTTTGCCTCTGAGATATCGGTAGCCAAAGGTTTTTCTGAATAGACGTGTTTTCCCGCTTCTAAACAAGCTTTGGAGACTTCAAAGTGACTTCTGGGATTAGTTAAATTGACAACTATTTCGACACGAGGATCTGCTAGTAATTCGGCTAAAGAATTGTAGCAATGAAGGTTATAATAACTCGAAAAATGAGATGCTCTGGCGGCATTTTTATCCATCACTCCCGTTAATTCTAAATCGGGATGTTTGGGCAAGGTTTTCAAGTAATAGTCAGCTACAAAACCACAGCCAACGATCGCAATTCGCATCAAATTTGTCCTTTTTTCGATATTCGTAGAAGTACTAATCTTTCACTGCATCTACAAGCCATTACAGATTGAGGTGGCTTTGAGTTAACTTAAGTCGATCTGAAGTGGTTTAAACCTTGGAAAGGGGATTGACCTAATTTAATGCCAATTTATCCGAATTTCAACCCAATTAGAGCATAAATCTCAATTTGCTTTCTGTTCCAGTAGTTTGGTTATCGCTTAGCTTGCTGCACTCCATTCCGTTAGGCTAGCCATGACAAATACGATCTTTCAGGGCAATTTGAGATGAGTTGTCGGCGATCGCACCACCTGTATCAGATTCTGATAGGGAGTATCTGGCTACTGTTCATCCCATACTAGCTATCCCCTAGATTGTGTTTAAGAAGAAAAAATTAACTATGACTGAGATGCGGAAAAATCGAAATAATATGGAAAGTATAGCAATTGCATCATAGATGAAAACGATCGTCAGGAGCCACCACCCTTGGGCCGAATTGTAACTGAGCTTTAGCATTAGTTAAAGCTCAACCACCAACCAACACCCATACAGACGTTCAATATAACGTCTCAACCACCAAGATTCTCAAGTAACTACGATTGTTTACTTGCTCTGTGTCAAAAAGACTCACTCAAAATCCCAGGATCTATACTCTGCTTTGCTTTCGTGCTGGTAGTTGCTGTCTAGTGAACGCAAAATGTTAAAACTTACACAGCTAATTCGGCAAACAACTTTGCCGCTTGCTACCTTTGAGTCTTTACGACAATTGTGGTATCAAATTTCTCAAGCCATTAGCGAAGAATGTTTCTTCATTACAGAAACTACATTATCCTCAACTACTGAATCATCCCTCAACTACTTTACAGTTGTAATTTCCGAAAAATTTAGTGCTTTACTCATCGGTAATTGGGATCTAGACTCCGATCGCACTTCTGATGCCAAGATTCACCCTCCCCCAGACAGCATCACTTCTGAAACCTTACTGAGGGTAGAAATTAGTTTTGCTCCTGATGCGATCGCTAGTTTCTTGAACGATCTAGCTGGAATGATGCCACACAATGCCATCCTCATCGAACCAGCTAAGAGTAGATTACAACCCAATGATGCTGGTTTACAGAGCCAGTTTACCGTAGCGTTAATCGAAATATTGACTAAAAGTAGTCATTTGACTTCATTTTCGCCAGATTTAGCCGTATGTCGTCCCATTGAAGCCGCACTCCAGCAACAAATAGAGCAAGAAAGTTTATTAAATCAAGTCATCAGCCAAATTCGCCGAAGTCTAGAAGTACCAGTTATTTTAGAAACTGCGGTGCAACAAGTACGTCAGTTGTTACAGACAGATCGGTTGGTAATTTTTGAGTTTGATTTACCCGAAAATTACCAAGAATTATCCCTTAAAGATCTAGAACGCAATTGCCAAGTTGGTAAGGTTACCTATGAGGCTAGATCGACAGAAAATATTACTTCTGTTGTATCTTGTGGGGAACCAGATCGATGTTTTATCCGCGCTCCTCATGTTTTGGCAAAATACCATCGAGGTGTGACTCAAGCAGTATCTAATGTGGAAACTGTATATGCTCTAACACCTTGTTTTTTAGACTGGATGCGTCAAATTCAAGTTAAAGCTAAATTAGTTGCCCCAATTATAGTAGAAGAAAAACTTTGGGGATTATTAATTGCACATCAGTGCGATCGCCCCCGCGAGTGGAAACTCAGCGAACAACAGTTTTTGCTCCTAATTGCCGAACATTTGGCGGTGGCAATCCAACAAGCACAGCTATATACCCAGGTGCAACAGCAAGCTCAAACCTTGGAACAGCGCGTCATCGAACGCACTCAAGAACTGCAAGACGCTTTAGTTGTAGCAGAAGCTGCCAGTCGCGCCAAAGGTCAATTTTTAGCTACCATGAGTCATGAGTTAAAAACACCTTTAACTTCTATTATCGGACTATCAGATACTTTATTACGCTGGTCTAGTGATGAACTTAAAGAAAAACAGCAACTTTATTTACAAATAATCCGCGATCGCGGACAACATTTACAAGAAATTATCGATGATATTCTCGATTTGTCAGACTTAGAAACCAAGGAATTAACCTTAAATATTAGCGAAATTTCCTTGCAGCAAATTGCCAAACAAAGTCTGAAAATGGTGGAAAGAAATGCTACCAATAATGGAGTTGAATTAGCCTTAGAATTGCGAATTTCACGAAAAAATGCCACTTTCAAGGCTGATTATCGAAGATTAACCCGAATTTTAGTTAATTTACTCAGTAATGGAATTAAGTTTACTCCTAAAGGTGGAAAAGTTACTTTGCGTATTTGGCTAGAAACAGATAAAAGTGTCTTTCAAGTCGAAGATACAGGGATTGGCATTCCTGAATCACAACAGCATTTATTATTTCAGAAGTTTCAACAATTAGATTCTGCTTATACACGCCAGTATCAAGGTATGGGTATGGGTTTAGCTTTAACTAAACAATTAGTCGAATTACATCAAGGCAAAATCGATTTGCGATCGACTGTAGGTGTAGGCTCCATTTTTACAGTTTCTTTACCGAGGTTGACAAATCATCAATTATAAATTTCAATGATTTCTCAAGAGAGGGTTTGGGAAAGGTTTGTGGAAGAGATTTTAGTTGACACCAGTGCCTATGACACTGAATATACCCTAATCTGCTTTAAGGAAAGCTCAAAACCTGGCATTTGGTTGAATATAGCGGAAATTGAACCACGGTGTTTTAACTCAACAACGCTCTAAGTAAAGTTTTATACCAAACCTGATTTTTATGCTGTACAACTAATGCCAACAACGATTTTTCTTATAAAATGCAAGCAGGTTAATTTAAAAAAACTTGAACTTACCCTGTGAGTAATTTTTAGAGTGCTGGAAAAAGAATTAATATTCCCTCCAACTATTAGGTAACTAATCGGTGTATACCTCCAAAGAAAGGCAAATCCATTACCAAGAACCAGTTGCAATTCCCACATTGATAGATCCAACTGTAATTAGGGCTGCACGGCAAATTTACCGCACATTTATCGAAATTTACCCCAATCGCAGCCAACAACCTACAGGGGTAGTAATTAATCGATTTACCTATAGAGGTAAACTGATATTTTCTGCCAAACCCATTCTCTTACCAGATGAATGTTTTGTACCTCTCAATCAAATAGAGATTGATACTCACTAAACTCAGGTTAGCTTTGAGACAACCGTTTAACCGATTGACCTCCCAATAATTGGTCAGTCTCGGCTAATATCTGGGGAATTTTGTCGGCGTGTGGGCTATTAGTCAAACACTCGCGCAAATCTAGTTTCCTGACTTCATTAGCCTTAGCACCAGGAAACCAGTGTCCCCCATTTCCCAAAAGGTTATACCGCATCTTGGCATATTCCACCATATCGTAAGCCAAAGCGAGATTCCTTAACCACAAAATAGTGGATATATTTAAACCTCCAGGGGTTTTTTCAGGGCTAGGTAAGCCTATATGCCAAGTTTTTGCCCACTCCTCCCCTAGAGTCTTTTGAGCTTCTGCTGACCAGCGCTCTTGGATTAGGGGTAAAATTTGGGCAGCTTGGTCTATCACTTCCAAGGTTTTGAGGTGTTCGTCAAAATCTTGAGGTTGAGCCGCACCGATACTCAGGGTATGAACTTGAGGACGACTCAGACAAAATAAGTCATTAAATACGATGGGACTCAACGGCTGACAAACTTCTACCAGTTTATTTGATGGTTGATATAACATTCCCCCTTTGTTGGAAGGACTAATAATAAATACTCCCATATCGTAGCGATGAGCAGTTT is from Merismopedia glauca CCAP 1448/3 and encodes:
- a CDS encoding iron uptake porin — encoded protein: MKKSGKNHLKAIFRFKVSQKMAIALFLWLSNSFPASASVSKDDLMFQIPSVSEFSDVHPHDWEFTALKSLVKQYECGGDRFYRMLTRSEFAVKFHACWQEMQHLGAGIDGDTLTTIQRLRSDFAAELSALPRQIKQVETRVDSLENQQFSPRVELEGEVIFAPIATSGGKKADGSGESIDKSVFLGNGASFNFKTSFTGKDSLKISLESTQIPELEELTGTRMSNLGFDGDDEGQLVLDEVEYQFPLSERTRVTINSEGGGLGDYVPTVSPWLSGSEDGSISTFGKENPIRRQGSGAGIGISYKFSDAVNLSIGYVAAKPNKPEGGLFSTPNAAIAQLTLNPSKSIALSLTYTNSHNSFRTGTGSELTNNPFNDTSEAIAATGYGAEATVSLTPKFHIGGRIGYLQAIAEDLSDRPQANIFTWSAFLALEDEGKKGNLFGLIFGQPPKVVNNNFGADFQDRDTSLHLEAFYRWQINRNVGITPGIFLITNPEHNRNNDSIFVGSVRTTFTF
- a CDS encoding transposase, translating into MDNCRINVMAIYLPLVLVALSGWKQQRLYLALDTTVLWERFCMIHLSVVCCGRAVPLLWRVLEHGSATVAFEEYQPVLRRARWLLRHHPDVMLLADRGFANHELMKWLRQSHWHYCLRLPCDVSIHTTRRYPLIPPW
- a CDS encoding glycosyltransferase family 4 protein, translated to MKIAYLMNIHPYASCTFIRREIVAIEASGIPVSRFAIRPPENDLVDEADKQEVGKTRYILGVGIVGLLKSLITIALTRPIHFFKTLKFIIKIGLSAEKGILFNLIYFLEACVLFQWVTEAEIDHIHVHFGTNSATVAMLSRLLGGPTYSFTVHGPEEFDKPQALCLKEKIENASLVIGVSSFGKSQLFRWCGYKHWSKIHVVHCGLDEMFLSQSYVPLPHEPRFVCIGRLSEQKGHLLLVEAVSQLASEGLKFKVILVGDGYLREQIEFLIETLGLKDYIEITGWATNLEVRQQILNSQVMVIPSFAEGLPVVIMEAFALSRPVISTHIAGIPELVKTRKSGWLVTPGSSEALASAMREAIHLPLAELAQMGKTGAEAVAKEHNINHEAQKLVKLFQTYS
- a CDS encoding Gfo/Idh/MocA family protein, whose product is MSNKIRWGIIGTGYVAKQFAEGLRLIPDAQLLAITSRTASKAQEFAKRYQVERVYNSSEDLVKDPDIDVVYIATPPHRHEADCVLCLESGKAILCEKPFTTTAKAASEVINLARQKQLFCMEAMWMRFIPLIQEIKQLIDSGTIGEIRTLSADFGVPTEFSPSSHLFNPELGGGALLDRGIYTLNLAVYLLGIPAKIMSQARRGKTGVDEEVAIILSYPQGALATLSASLTTYTSNQALIAGTKGKITIHEPFYCSERASITTKLPIFNPSLISTPSTKQKLVASVKSNSLLKSLYLHLASYLSPLTSRSSQQKIQPFIGNGYQYEALEVMRCLQQGKIESEIMPLDETLKIMELVEQIRDRW
- a CDS encoding Gfo/Idh/MocA family protein: MRIAIVGCGFVADYYLKTLPKHPDLELTGVMDKNAARASHFSSYYNLHCYNSLAELLADPRVEIVVNLTNPRSHFEVSKACLEAGKHVYSEKPLATDISEAKALVDLAEAKGLYISSAPCTILGKTAQTIGKALQENVVGKVRLVYAEIDDGMVHKMPYQKWLSESGTPWPYKDEFEVGCTLEHAGYYVNWLVAYFGAAQSVTAFSSCQIPDKETDVPLDIESPDFSVACIKFASGVVARITCSIIAPHDHSLRIIGDEGILSTKDCWYENSPVYIQREITIRRKTFLNPWKQKYPLVGDSSRFKYRGSQQIDFAGGVAELASAVREKRSCKLSARYSLHNNEIVLAIHNALETGASYKITSTFEPLDSMPWV
- a CDS encoding sensor histidine kinase, whose protein sequence is MLKLTQLIRQTTLPLATFESLRQLWYQISQAISEECFFITETTLSSTTESSLNYFTVVISEKFSALLIGNWDLDSDRTSDAKIHPPPDSITSETLLRVEISFAPDAIASFLNDLAGMMPHNAILIEPAKSRLQPNDAGLQSQFTVALIEILTKSSHLTSFSPDLAVCRPIEAALQQQIEQESLLNQVISQIRRSLEVPVILETAVQQVRQLLQTDRLVIFEFDLPENYQELSLKDLERNCQVGKVTYEARSTENITSVVSCGEPDRCFIRAPHVLAKYHRGVTQAVSNVETVYALTPCFLDWMRQIQVKAKLVAPIIVEEKLWGLLIAHQCDRPREWKLSEQQFLLLIAEHLAVAIQQAQLYTQVQQQAQTLEQRVIERTQELQDALVVAEAASRAKGQFLATMSHELKTPLTSIIGLSDTLLRWSSDELKEKQQLYLQIIRDRGQHLQEIIDDILDLSDLETKELTLNISEISLQQIAKQSLKMVERNATNNGVELALELRISRKNATFKADYRRLTRILVNLLSNGIKFTPKGGKVTLRIWLETDKSVFQVEDTGIGIPESQQHLLFQKFQQLDSAYTRQYQGMGMGLALTKQLVELHQGKIDLRSTVGVGSIFTVSLPRLTNHQL
- a CDS encoding aldo/keto reductase, with protein sequence MLYRRFGRTELQMSVFSCGGMRYQYKWQDLPQSQIPEDNQRNLEATIHRAIELGINHIETARGYGSSEIQLGQVLPKLPRDEIIVQTKVSPQSNSQEFRRQFEKSLAYLKLDYVDLLGLHGINTEELLSESIRPGGCLDIARKLQAQGKVRFIGFSTHAPTDVIIKTIETNQFDYVNLHWYYINQANWLAIETAHRYDMGVFIISPSNKGGMLYQPSNKLVEVCQPLSPIVFNDLFCLSRPQVHTLSIGAAQPQDFDEHLKTLEVIDQAAQILPLIQERWSAEAQKTLGEEWAKTWHIGLPSPEKTPGGLNISTILWLRNLALAYDMVEYAKMRYNLLGNGGHWFPGAKANEVRKLDLRECLTNSPHADKIPQILAETDQLLGGQSVKRLSQS